In Alphaproteobacteria bacterium, one DNA window encodes the following:
- a CDS encoding response regulator translates to MPLDEPPSSGSGRRILIVEDEPLIAWSLADMAEALGYDVIGPVATEREAVDEATRQQPDAILMDLRLSGGGSGLAAAREIRTAAQTPIIFCTAYAGEKGLRDEMMAVARSALITKPVQRSQLQQALAAALDG, encoded by the coding sequence ATGCCCCTCGACGAGCCGCCATCATCCGGATCGGGACGCAGGATACTGATCGTCGAGGACGAGCCGCTGATCGCCTGGTCGCTGGCCGACATGGCAGAGGCTCTTGGCTACGACGTCATCGGACCGGTGGCCACCGAACGCGAGGCCGTCGACGAGGCCACGCGCCAACAGCCGGACGCGATCCTGATGGATCTGCGGCTGTCTGGAGGCGGCAGCGGCCTCGCCGCGGCGCGCGAGATCCGCACCGCTGCCCAGACGCCGATCATATTCTGCACCGCCTATGCCGGAGAGAAGGGCCTGCGCGATGAGATGATGGCCGTCGCCCGGTCGGCCCTGATCACCAAGCCCGTGCAGCGCAGCCAGCTGCAGCAGGCGCTCGCCGCCGCGCTGGACGGCTGA
- a CDS encoding MBL fold metallo-hydrolase yields MAPVDFTFLGCGDAFGSGGRFNTCFHIRAPSATFLIDCGASSMISIRKHGIDPNAIDAILITHLHGDHFGGLPFFILDAQLGSRRTRPLVIAGPPGLRDRLFQAMEVFFPGSSGIAQKFDLDIVELTPDEPATLGALTVRPHLVRHPCGAPPLALRVEVDGKSMCYTGDTEWVDAIVAAAKGVDLFVCEVYFDDKPVRFHLNWQTVKQHLPEIGARRVVVTHMSPEMLSRVGSLGIEAAEDGLRLSV; encoded by the coding sequence ATGGCGCCTGTCGACTTCACCTTCCTCGGCTGCGGCGACGCCTTCGGCAGCGGCGGACGATTCAACACCTGCTTCCATATCAGGGCGCCCAGTGCCACGTTCCTGATCGACTGCGGCGCCAGCTCGATGATCTCGATCCGCAAGCACGGCATCGATCCCAACGCCATCGATGCGATCCTGATCACCCACCTGCACGGCGATCATTTCGGCGGTCTGCCCTTCTTCATTCTCGACGCCCAGCTCGGCAGCCGGCGCACCCGTCCGCTGGTCATCGCCGGTCCGCCCGGCCTGCGCGATCGCCTGTTCCAGGCGATGGAGGTGTTCTTTCCCGGCTCCTCCGGCATCGCGCAGAAATTCGACCTCGACATCGTCGAGCTCACGCCCGATGAGCCGGCGACTCTCGGCGCGCTGACGGTGAGACCGCATCTCGTGCGCCATCCCTGCGGCGCGCCGCCGCTGGCGCTGCGCGTCGAGGTCGACGGCAAGTCGATGTGCTACACCGGCGACACCGAATGGGTGGACGCCATCGTCGCGGCGGCGAAGGGCGTCGATCTCTTCGTCTGCGAGGTCTATTTCGACGACAAGCCGGTGCGCTTCCACCTCAACTGGCAGACGGTGAAGCAACATCTGCCCGAGATCGGCGCCCGGCGCGTGGTGGTAACGCACATGAGTCCCGAGATGCTTTCGCGCGTCGGCTCGCTGGGCATCGAGGCGGCCGAGGACGGATTGCGCCTGTCGGTCTGA
- a CDS encoding enoyl-CoA hydratase/isomerase family protein, with protein sequence MSEPAVIRSTNGEIGILTVNNPPVNALSAAVRTGLDEGVKAFGADPAVKAIVLIGGGRTFIAGADIREFGKPRAGTDLNEVIRIMESSPKIIVAALHGTPLGGGLETALGAHYRISAPTTRLGLPEVHLGILPGAGGTQRLPRLTGAAYALEAMVSGRHIPAKEAASKGIVDRIAEGDLQEAAVAYARELVAQNAPLKRVRDQQVKLESPTAIADFEKSIARKARGFKAPWNIIKTVQAAVELPFDQGLARERELFQELLVSSESAAQRYYFFAEREAAKVKDVPADTPQREIKTAGIIGAGTMGGGITMNFANAGIPVTVLENNQEALDRGLKTIRTNYENTAKRGGMKAEDVEKRMALIKPTLDYNDLKDADVIIEAVFETMEVKEGVFKKLDEVAKPGAILATNTSGLDVNQIASYTRRPGDVIGMHFFSPANVMKLLENVRGKATSKDVIATVMSLSKKIGKVPTLVGVCEGFVGNRMLRQRGVQSAYMLEEGALPQQIDKVIFDFGFPMGPFQMSDLAGNDVGWRIRQGKKEKEQRNVRYTGYVADAICELGRFGQKTGAGYYKYNLPDRTPIPDPEVEKIIEENSKRLGITRRAISDQEILERTLYPMVNEGAKILEEGMAQRALDIDVIWVNGYGWPVYRGGPMWWADNVVGLKAIHDALLKYKEMSGDPFWEPAPLLKRLVAEGKKFADV encoded by the coding sequence ATGTCAGAGCCAGCCGTCATCCGCTCGACCAATGGCGAGATCGGCATCCTCACCGTCAACAATCCGCCGGTGAACGCGCTCAGCGCCGCGGTGCGCACCGGCCTCGATGAAGGCGTCAAGGCCTTCGGTGCCGATCCGGCGGTCAAGGCGATCGTGCTGATCGGCGGCGGCCGCACCTTCATCGCCGGTGCCGACATCCGCGAGTTCGGCAAGCCGCGCGCCGGCACCGACCTCAACGAGGTCATCCGCATCATGGAGTCCTCGCCCAAGATCATCGTCGCCGCCCTGCACGGCACGCCGCTGGGCGGCGGCCTGGAGACGGCGCTGGGCGCGCACTACCGCATCTCGGCGCCGACCACGCGGCTCGGACTCCCAGAGGTTCATCTCGGCATCCTGCCCGGCGCCGGCGGCACGCAGCGCCTGCCGCGCCTGACCGGCGCGGCCTACGCCCTCGAGGCCATGGTCTCGGGCCGCCATATCCCGGCCAAGGAAGCTGCAAGCAAGGGCATCGTCGATCGCATCGCCGAGGGCGACCTGCAGGAGGCGGCGGTCGCCTACGCGCGCGAGCTCGTCGCGCAGAACGCGCCGCTCAAGCGCGTGCGCGATCAGCAGGTGAAGCTCGAGAGCCCGACCGCCATCGCCGATTTCGAGAAGTCGATCGCGCGCAAGGCGCGTGGCTTCAAGGCGCCGTGGAACATCATCAAGACCGTGCAGGCCGCCGTCGAGCTGCCCTTCGACCAGGGCCTCGCGCGCGAACGCGAGCTGTTCCAGGAGCTGCTGGTCTCCAGCGAATCGGCCGCCCAGCGCTACTACTTCTTCGCCGAGCGCGAGGCCGCGAAGGTCAAGGACGTGCCGGCCGACACGCCGCAGCGCGAGATCAAGACCGCCGGCATCATCGGCGCCGGCACCATGGGCGGCGGCATCACCATGAACTTCGCCAATGCCGGCATTCCCGTCACCGTGCTGGAGAACAACCAGGAAGCCCTCGACCGCGGCCTGAAGACCATCCGCACCAACTACGAGAACACCGCCAAGCGCGGCGGCATGAAGGCCGAGGACGTCGAGAAGCGCATGGCGCTGATCAAGCCGACGCTCGACTACAACGACCTCAAGGACGCAGACGTCATCATCGAGGCGGTGTTCGAGACCATGGAGGTCAAGGAGGGTGTCTTCAAGAAGCTCGACGAAGTCGCCAAGCCGGGCGCGATCCTGGCGACGAACACGTCGGGGCTCGACGTCAACCAGATCGCCTCCTACACCAGGCGGCCGGGCGACGTCATCGGCATGCACTTCTTCTCGCCGGCCAACGTCATGAAGCTCTTGGAGAACGTGCGCGGCAAGGCGACGTCGAAGGACGTCATCGCCACCGTGATGAGCCTGTCGAAGAAGATCGGCAAGGTGCCGACCCTGGTCGGCGTCTGCGAGGGCTTCGTCGGCAACCGCATGCTGCGCCAGCGCGGCGTGCAGTCGGCCTACATGCTCGAGGAAGGCGCGCTGCCGCAGCAGATCGACAAGGTGATCTTCGACTTCGGCTTCCCCATGGGCCCGTTCCAGATGAGCGATCTGGCCGGCAACGACGTGGGCTGGCGCATCCGCCAGGGCAAGAAGGAGAAGGAGCAGCGCAACGTGCGCTACACCGGCTACGTCGCCGACGCGATCTGCGAGCTCGGCCGCTTCGGCCAGAAGACCGGCGCCGGCTACTACAAGTACAACCTGCCCGACCGCACGCCGATCCCCGATCCCGAGGTCGAGAAGATCATCGAGGAGAACTCGAAGCGGCTGGGCATCACGCGCCGCGCCATCTCCGACCAGGAGATCCTCGAGCGCACGCTCTATCCGATGGTCAACGAGGGTGCCAAGATCCTCGAGGAGGGCATGGCCCAGCGCGCGCTCGACATCGACGTGATCTGGGTCAACGGCTATGGCTGGCCGGTCTATCGCGGCGGCCCGATGTGGTGGGCCGACAACGTCGTCGGCCTGAAGGCCATCCACGACGC